A window of the Lolium perenne isolate Kyuss_39 chromosome 7, Kyuss_2.0, whole genome shotgun sequence genome harbors these coding sequences:
- the LOC127317971 gene encoding hydroxyproline O-arabinosyltransferase 1, which yields MAPPCGRGAPPLVLIALSAAFLTYNVLLSSRAVLPLPTSFPDATAAFSSSSSRRLASGGGSGGPRLFHTAVTASGSVYNTWQCRVMYHWFKEARRQARGADMGGFTRILHSGNPDEFVREIPTFVAEPLPEGTDQGYIVLNRPWAFVQWLQKADIQEEYILMAEPDHLIIKPIPNLSRDGRAAAFPFFYIEPKKFEKVLRKFFPENKGPIANIDPIGNSPVIIEKESLSRIAPTWMNMSLAMKKDPEADKSFGWVLEMYAYAVASALHGVGNILHKDFMIQPPWDLEIGDSYIIHYTYGCDYDMKGELTYGKIGEWRFDKRSYENKPPPRNLPLPPNGVPRSVVTLVKMVNEATANIPNWESYAAE from the exons ATGGCACCGCCGTGCGGCCGCGGCGCCCCGCCGCTGGTCCTCATCGCGCTCTCCGCGGCGTTCCTCACCTACAACGTGCTCCTCTCGTCCCGCGCCGTCCTGCCCCTCCCCACCTCCTTCCCCGACGCCACCGCCGCcttttcctcctcgtcgtcccgcCGCCTCGCCTCTGGCGGCGGCAGTGGCGGGCCGAGGCTGTTCCACACTGCGGTGACCGCCTCCGGCTCCGTCTACAACACGTGGCAGTGCCGCGTCATGTACCACTGGTTCAAGGAGGCGCGGCGGCAGGCGCGCGGCGCCGACATGGGCGGCTTCACCAGGATCCTGCACTCCGGGAATCCCGACGAGTTCGTCCGCGAGATCCCCACCTTCGTCGCCGAACCACTCCCCGAAGGGACGGATCAG GGATACATTGTTCTTAATAGGCCCTGGGCATTTGTTCAATGGCTCCAGAAGGCAGACATACAGGAAGA ATATATCTTGATGGCAGAGCCAGATCATCTTATTATCAAGCCTATCCCAAACTTATCAAGAGATGGCCGTGCAGCAGCTTTCCCTTTCTTCTATATAGAGCCCAAAAAATTTGAAAAGGTGTTGCGTAAATTCTTTCCTGAAAATAAAGGGCCAATAGCAAACATTGATCCCATAGGAAATTCTCCTGTCATCATTGAGAAG GAATCTCTTTCTAGGATTGCACCGACATGGATGAATATGTCGTTAGCCATGAAGAAAGATCCTGAAGCAGATAAATCTTTTGGATGGGTTCTTGAAAT GTATGCATATGCTGTAGCATCAGCTCTGCATGGAGTGGGGAATATCTTACACAAGGATTTCATGATTCAG CCACCATGGGACTTGGAAATTGGTGATTCATATATCATACATTATACTTATGGGTGTGATTATGATATGAAG GGTGAATTGACTTACGGCAAAATTGGAGAGTGGAGGTTTGACAAAAGATCCTATGAGAATAAACCTCCTCCTAGAAATTTGCCATTACCTCCGAATGGCGTACCTAGAAGTGTG GTGACACTTGTGAAAATGGTGAACGAAGCAACGGCCAACATACCCAACTGGGAATCTTATGCAGCCGAGTGA